One Streptomyces sp. NBC_01217 genomic region harbors:
- a CDS encoding PIN domain-containing protein, translating into MVLDTCVLFPNYLRDTLLRLAEAELYEPLWSAGILEELERNIAEKVSPVKAKQLVEALSGAFPDSSVSGYAGLVPAMTNDPKDRHVLAAAVCGQAHAVVTLNVKDFPARAADPYEIEVIRPDDFLLDLLDLAPVDVLSVLRKQAGGYRREPRDLHGLLDRLAAGGAPQFVAEFRRRL; encoded by the coding sequence GTGGTCCTGGACACCTGCGTCCTCTTTCCGAACTACCTCAGGGACACCTTGTTGCGGCTGGCCGAGGCGGAGCTCTATGAGCCGCTCTGGTCGGCCGGGATTCTGGAGGAGCTGGAGCGGAACATCGCGGAGAAGGTGTCCCCGGTGAAGGCCAAGCAGCTTGTCGAGGCCCTGTCGGGCGCGTTCCCCGACAGCTCGGTGAGCGGATACGCGGGGCTCGTACCGGCCATGACGAACGATCCGAAGGACCGGCATGTACTGGCCGCGGCGGTCTGTGGGCAGGCACACGCCGTGGTCACCCTGAATGTGAAGGACTTCCCGGCTCGGGCGGCGGACCCCTACGAGATCGAGGTGATCCGACCGGACGACTTTCTGCTGGACCTGCTCGATCTTGCCCCCGTGGATGTGCTCTCCGTCCTGCGCAAGCAGGCGGGAGGTTACCGTCGAGAACCGCGTGACCTGCACGGACTGCTCGACCGGTTGGCGGCCGGGGGCGCACCTCAGTTCGTGGCGGAGTTCCGCCGACGACTCTGA
- a CDS encoding sensor histidine kinase, which translates to MTGPLHRLRSLPLRSRLALLVATAVAVAVAAVAAACWFVTKAQLDQQMDASLRSSKVDGQYLTTLYAYCRGTSPLPPRPFPGAYTVQLVDSQGTVCIAPRASALSVSSADIAVAEGQKPDALHSAKTTDGTGMRVYTYPLLQTSPTPGGTSGNIAVSIARPMSEVDEPLSTLAWVLLIVSGIGVIGAGAAGLWVARTGLRPVDELTETVEHVARTEDLTVRIPVEGEDEIARLSRSFNSMTASLASSRDRQAQLIADAGHELRTPLTSLRTNIELLARSDDTGRAIPPDDRRALMTSVKAQMTELASLIGDLQELARPDAAVPGPLQVVALHDIAGTALERARLRGPELTIRADLAPWYVRAEPAALERAVVNVLDNAVKFSPPRGTIEVALRDGVLTVRDHGPGIPAEELPHVFERFWRSPSARQLPGSGLGLSIVARTVQQSGGEITLHPAEGEGTVASIMLPGAPQPPPGR; encoded by the coding sequence ATGACCGGGCCCCTGCACCGGCTCCGCTCCCTGCCGCTGCGCTCCCGGCTCGCGCTGCTGGTGGCGACGGCCGTCGCGGTCGCGGTGGCGGCGGTGGCGGCGGCCTGCTGGTTCGTGACGAAGGCGCAGCTGGACCAGCAGATGGACGCGTCGCTGCGCAGTTCCAAGGTCGACGGGCAGTACCTGACGACCCTGTACGCCTACTGCCGAGGCACCAGCCCGCTGCCGCCCCGGCCGTTCCCAGGCGCGTACACCGTTCAGCTCGTCGACTCCCAGGGCACGGTGTGCATCGCCCCCCGCGCGTCGGCACTCTCCGTGAGCTCCGCCGACATCGCGGTGGCCGAAGGACAGAAGCCCGATGCTCTGCACTCGGCGAAGACCACGGACGGGACGGGGATGCGCGTCTACACCTACCCGCTGCTGCAGACCTCGCCCACTCCTGGTGGAACGTCGGGCAACATCGCCGTCTCCATCGCCCGCCCGATGAGCGAGGTCGACGAACCGCTCTCGACCCTCGCCTGGGTCCTCCTGATCGTCTCCGGCATCGGCGTGATCGGCGCCGGTGCGGCCGGACTCTGGGTGGCGCGCACCGGGCTGCGCCCGGTCGACGAGCTCACCGAGACGGTCGAACACGTCGCCCGTACCGAGGACCTCACCGTGCGCATCCCGGTCGAGGGCGAGGACGAGATCGCCCGGCTGTCCCGCTCGTTCAACTCGATGACCGCCTCCCTCGCCAGCTCCCGCGACCGTCAGGCCCAGCTGATCGCGGATGCCGGGCACGAGCTGCGGACTCCGCTGACGTCGCTGCGTACCAACATCGAGCTCCTCGCCCGCAGCGACGACACCGGCCGTGCCATCCCGCCGGACGACCGCAGGGCCCTGATGACGTCGGTCAAGGCACAGATGACGGAGCTGGCCTCGCTCATCGGCGACCTCCAGGAACTGGCCCGCCCCGACGCGGCGGTCCCCGGCCCGCTCCAGGTCGTCGCCCTGCACGACATCGCGGGCACGGCCCTGGAACGCGCCCGTCTGCGCGGCCCCGAGCTGACGATCCGGGCGGATCTGGCCCCCTGGTACGTACGGGCCGAGCCGGCCGCGCTGGAGCGGGCGGTGGTCAACGTCCTGGACAACGCGGTCAAGTTCAGCCCGCCCCGCGGCACGATCGAGGTGGCCCTGCGGGACGGCGTACTGACCGTGCGGGACCACGGCCCCGGCATCCCCGCAGAGGAACTCCCCCACGTCTTCGAACGCTTCTGGCGCTCCCCGTCCGCCCGCCAGCTCCCCGGCTCGGGCCTGGGCCTGTCGATCGTGGCCCGCACGGTCCAGCAGTCCGGCGGCGAGATCACCCTGCACCCGGCGGAGGGCGAAGGCACGGTGGCATCGATCATGCTGCCGGGGGCACCGCAGCCGCCGCCGGGGCGGTGA